The genome window CTGATCCGTGGGATCTTCCTCTGCCCCTGTAGCATGAGGAGCCCTCAGGGGGGTCTCCTCTTGCAGTGGGGGGTTGGTGACCCCCCCGGTTGTAAATACTGGACCACCACATGCAAATAAAGTGGGGGTTCctctgtggcagtgctggcctGGGTGTCCTGTGGGGTTGTGGGGGGCTCTTGTGGGGCTGGTGTCCTGCTTGGGGGTCCTGTGGTGTGGGTTGAGGGTCCCATTGAGTGTGTGTGAGGAGGTTCTTGGAGGCTGCCTCCCATGGGGTGGAAGGGCTCCCATAGTTATGGGGTCCTGGGGTGAGGAGGATTGGAGGATTTGTGCAAATAAATGGCGGGGGGAGGGGTGGCCTGTGGGGTGGAGAATTGCTGACTGGAGCCTCCTGGCCCGGTTCTTCCAGCTCTCTGTGGCCGGGAGCGAGCAGGAGGGCTGTGCCCTCCCCCAGGTGCGTCTGCCCGGTCCCGCCTGGGTCGCTGTGCCGGGCGTGTGCCCGGGCGGCCCAGGAGGTGCAGGGCGGTCCTCCGGGCGGCCGGGGGCGCACGAGAGCGCTGCGCCGGCTTCCCGCCATGCTCCGCGCACCTGCCTTATATAAACGGCCGGACCGGAAGTGGCGGTGGCTGTGTGCGAGCGAGCGAGCGTGCGAGTGTGACTCAGGGGTGTCCGTGTGTGTGCGAGTGTGACTCAGGGGTGTCCGTGTGTGTGTGCGAGCGTGTGTGACTCAGGGGTGTCCGTGTGTGTGTGCGAGCGTGTGTGAGTCAGGGGTGTCcgcgtgtgtgtgtgcgcgAGTGTGACTCAGGGgtgtccgtgtgtgtgtgtgtgaggcgCCAGCCACCCTCCCCTTCCTACACGTTGATCTTATTCGAtcggccgggccccgccgggccgAGGTGAGAAGAAAGCGCCGCGAAGCCCTCGGGCGCTGTGCGGCTGGGCCGGGCGGGATGAGTCGATCAGATAGGCGAGGCCACGGCCGCTGAGCGCCCTGCGATTCTGACCCGCGCCCACGGCTGCAGCCCCGGGGCCGGCACCGACCTGGTCCCGACAGCGACGGAAGACGAAACTCCCCGGCTCCATCCCGGCCCACCCAGCGCCGGGCCACGTGGGGAGGCGGGAAGTGTGCCCTGCACAAGGCTCCGTACGCGCTTTGCAGGGGTCTGTGCTAGCCTTGCGGGGCCGTGCACGCTCCGTGCCGTGCTGGGAGTAGTTCACCGGGCCCTGCAGCTGTGTGGGGCACAAAGGCTATACACGGGTCTGTGTTGGCACCGTGCCCCGTGTGTGAGCTGGGCACGGACCCTGCTAGCCCCGGGGGGCACCGGCGACTCTCATTAGACATACGAGCTTCATGCAGCACGGCCTCTGTGTTTTATTGGGGGTGTGTGGTGATGGGGATAGCCATGGTGGTGACAAGAGGATGGCCACAAGGGGACAACCACGGTGAAGCCTGGGGGATGGCTGTGGTAACAAGAGGGACAGCCATGGTGCTGACAAAGCTGTGATGATAACCAGGGGACAGCCACTGTGGAAACAAGTACAGTTGTGCTAGTAATGAGAGGATGGCTACAGTGGTAATGGGACAGCTTATCCCACGGTGGTGATAGCAAGAGGATGGCCgtggctgggacaaggggacagtaAGCGTGGGTGACCGAGGGGTGGCTACAGTGGTGACAAGAGAATGGGCATGAGAGGACAGCCACAGAGGTGAAAAGGGGACAGCTGTAGTGGTGACGAGGCCGTGGTGCTGATGAGGGGACAGCAGTGATACTGGCATTActggaagaagcagctgcagtggcTGCTGACAGTGGCcctgctgtggggacactgAGAGGACGTTGTCAGATTAATGGTGCCTGGCAGGCTTCATCTGCCAGGGTGACACTGCAGATGCTGTGGGGCATCATGCCACTGTCTCTAGCTGTGGCACAGTAGGTGTGGGGTTGTCTCCATGCTGCCATAGGGACAGGCATGATCCCTTCCTGTGGCTGTGTCCCCCATGCCCGTGGTACTTGCTGGCATCCCTGTGCCACCACAGATGGACATGTGTCACTAGTATCCCGCAACCCACAGGGTGACCCTGTGCCACCCGAGTTGGGACCTCTGTGTCACCTTAGCAGCTCTGTCCCCCATGTCCTCTTATGACTGTGGCCCCCATATGCCTGTGTTCCCCATCTCCCTGTGTCACCATATTAGCTGTGTCCTCCATGTCCCTTGTGTTCTCATGTTTATAGCCTTCATGTCCCCCTACGTCCCCATCTCCCTGTGTCACCATCTTAGCTGTGTACCGCGTCCCTCTGTAGCCCCTTATCAGCTGTGTTCTTATGTGTCTCCTGTGTCCCTTATGTTGAGATATCCCCTGTATCCCTGTCCCTTTGTGTCCCCCATTCTCCCATATCTCCTGTTATTCCCCTTGCCCTGTGTCCCTGTATCAGCTCTGTACCCAGTGTCCTTGATGTTCCTGTGTCCCCGGTGTTCCCATATCCCCTGTACCCCCTTATGTCCCTTGTGTCCTCCATGTCCAGAATATACAGCCACATGCgttccctgtcctgtccccagtgcAGTGGGGCTGGCCCGGCTCCGTGAGGACATGGCCTGAGGGGCACACGAGTGGCATACTGTCTCCGGTGGGGTGGAGGGGGCTCCGGGGTGCGGGGGGCTCATGACCCCCACTCTCCGTGTCACAgtcctcccccagccccggggcagCGGCAGGAGGGGCTGTTCACGGGGGCTGGGAGGTGGGGGCGTGATGCCCCGAGACGGTCCCGGTGCTGTTCCTGGAATAACATTCCCAAATCCGTTCCCAGGGATAAGTTCCCGATGCCGTTCCCGGGAACACGTTCTGGGGATTACATTCCCAGTCCCGTTTCCGGGGATACACTCCCAAGGATGATGGGGTTCCCGGTGGCGTTCTCATGGATAACACTCCCAGTGCCGATGCCCGGCGCCAATCTCAGGATACCATTCCCGGGTATAACCTTGGGCGTGCTGTTCCTGGGAGTTCCGTTCCCGTATCTCTATTCCCGATACCAATGCGCGGTGCCGTTCCCATGAATTACATTCTCGATGCCGTTTCCCGGTGCCGTTCTCATGGCAAGCGTTCCCAGAGGCGACGCCAGCTGTCGTTCCAGGGGGTTCTATTCGCGATCCACTGCCCGTTCCCGTTCCCTGGGGCGATGCCCCGTGCCATTCCCAGGGGTTCTGTTCCCGGTGCCCGTTCTCGGAGGTGATGCCCGGTGCCGTTTTCGGGGGTTCCTCTCCCGGTGCCTATTCTCGTTCCCGGGGGCCAATGCCGGGTGCCGTTCCTGGGGGCGGGGGCAGGTAGCGGCAGGTGCGCGGAGGCCGGGCCGTTGGTGGGGGCGGGGCAGCGGCGCCGGTGCTCGCACCGGCCGAGCCGCCGCCGTTGCCGTTGCCGCCGCCATGGCCGGTACCGGAGCCCGGTGGATACCGCTGGCGCTGTGTCTGgctgtcaccgtgtcaccgGGACGCACCGGAGAGCAGCTTCACGTCTGCAAGGAGGTACCGGCACCAGGAAtcgcgggggggggggggggggtatgGGGGGGGGGGCAACCGGTAACACACCACCACCTCTGCAACCACTCCTAAATTCGCCACACACACCGATGAAACGGAGTCCCGGGGCACGGGGAGGCCGCTCCCtatgggatggggaggacaaGGAGGAGACAGGTAGGGGTCGGGCGTCCCGGTGGCATTGGGGATGGGGTGTCTCCTATAGCGGGAGGTTCTGGCCGACCTCCTGGGAGCCCAGGGAGAGGTCTTTGCTCCCAGGGGCTCGGCCAGTCCCCGAGGGTCTCCTTGGGGACCCCAACTAGTGTCACCCCATCATCGTCCCTAAGTCCCTACCCCTCAGACACATTGGGGTCTCCCTGAGTGCTGCTGGGGGGGTGACAAGGAGCGGGGGGGACAATCCTAATGGCCACGTGtcattcccagcccagcacatgGTATCCTGTGAAGAAAAACTGTCACTCACCAGGATCTGTCCACTTTAGGGACAGCGGGTGAACCCCCAAATGCTCTCCCTGGGTTGTCCGTCTTTCCCCCAACACACAATTTTCCTCCCCCCTCCTCAGACCTGCGGCTGCTTTTAATCTGGGCcaggaatctttttttttttttttttttttttttttttctgatccaattatttttgtctgtgttCCATGATCCAGAGCTGGAAACAATAGACTGGGGCTGGCACCTGCCCCAGGAGTGATCAGTCCCCCAGAGGGGGTGTCCCCTGTCCTTCACAAGGGacagcccttctccctcccctGGCCAGAGCAGAGTTACAGTGGCAGTTTGGGGTGCCCTCCACCCCCAGAGCCACCCTGGAGCTGAATTAGGTCAATTCATGTAGATTTAATAAAATCGTGGAAAAGTTTaggaagagagaagaaataCCCTCTCCCCAAGGAACTCCCTTGGGACTGAGAGCAATGTGGTAGTTTGGAGCTGCTGAAAGTTGGGCTGACCCGTTGGGTACCCACAGGGTGGTGGGGACCTttctctgtgtccctgtcccagggccggGGGGGGTTCCATGCTGCCTGTATATGGGCAGGGGGTGCTGCAGGCATCTCTCTGTGCTCActtttccttctccatccccCTTTTACCTCTCCAATCCCTCTTTTCTCCTCACACCCCAtcatccccctctttccctcccCCATTGCTGTGTttccagctgatgggaacatCAAAGCAGTTGTTTTCTCATCAACCTGCCACGCTCCAGCAGCCGCTGGGAGCATGAAGCCACAGCACCGGCTCTGATACCTCAGAGCTGCTGCGGGGGTTGGGGAGCTCCCCTTGTACCCCAAACCCCAACACCACTACCAGATGTGGCCTTCACCCTGCCCACGCTGTTTGTCCCTGGCGTCACCTCACCAGCCTTAAGCCAGCTTCAGCTTGATGCAGCTGGCAGGATGGGGGTGGTCATGGTGCttctgctgtccccagcacttCCTGGTTCCCCCTAGTCCCCCCTGCACTCCTGCCCTATGCCCGGGGTGCTCCCAGGCCATATCCGGGTTGTGCCACAGCTGTTTGATGAGCAAAGTGTGTCACAGCCATGCCAAGGCACACCAAGGGGCGTGACAGTGCCATGTGATCCCAGGAACATGGTGTGGGGGGGCAGGGGTTCACCCCCACACCagggaggggtgcagggctgctgctgggcaacCCCAGCCGGATCATCCCCCCACCACAACACCCCCATTTCCCAGCATCCTCTCGTACTGCCCCCCACCACCACAATACTCCCCTACTCTGAGCATCCCCCTAGTCCCCAGCTCCCCTCAATCCAGAGCATCTCCCACCCAAATCGCCTCCACTTTCCAGCATCCCCCCACACTGAATTCCCCCCAGAGTATCCCCCCACCCTGAGCACCCTCCCAATCCCCCCCTCACCAGGCCCTGGGCACCACAGGACATTGCCACATCTTAACTCAAAACCATCTCTTGAAGGCACAGCTGGGCCCAGGGGCAAGCTCCTCTCAGGGAGCACAGGGTGTGGGGGCAGCCCGGGAGGTCTCGGGTGCAGCTCCTCTGCATGTTCCCTCTCTGTCTCCTGCAGTCCGAGTACCACTATGAGTACACAGCATGTGACAGCTCAGGATCGCGCTGGAGGGTGGCTGTACCACACACGCCTGGACTCTGCACCGGCCTGCCTGACCCTGTCAGGGGCACTGAATGCTGTAAGATTCCAACCAGGAATGGGATGGGGTCAGGCTGGGTGGTgggaatggcagggatgggaaatgAGGGCGAGGGGAGGGAGAGCATGGGGAGACAAGCACGGCCGTTGTtggctccagcacaggcagaaaCAGGAAGATGgaatgggatcagtgggatgggatggcaGAAGAACTACAAGCACTGGGATGGAATGGGAATCACACACACCCCGActccctgggatgggatcagagggatgggaaccacacacacacaggcattGGGATGGCCTGAGACAGATGGGAatcacatgcacacacagataggatgggatgggaatcACACATACAGTCATGGAATAGGATGAGAGGTTTGGGAATCTCAGACACAGTGGGATGGAAATCCCCTCATCCCACACATGCACCAGGACAGGATGAGCAAGATGAGCACTCACTCACCCGGATGGGATGAGAGAGATGGAAATCCCACGCACATaatgggataggatgggatgggaatccCACACACATGGGTACTAGGATGGGATAAGAAGGATGGAAATCACACACATGCATGCACGCGGATGGGATGGGaatcacacacacagtcaccAAATGGAATGAGAGCCATGGGAATCCCACCACACACGCTTGGATGGAAATCTTCCCATCGCACACATGCACCAGGATGGGATGAGGAAGATGAGAATCCCCCTCACACAAACTCACCAGGATGGGATGAGCAGGATGGGAATCCCAAACACATGCCTCCAATGCCTGGAGGTGCCCCGGCTTCATGGCAGAGGGTTACATCCTGTCTGGATTGGGCAGAGCTGGGTGTCAGGTACCAAAAGTCATGGATAGGGGGTTGCCTTTGTGGAATGATAAGAATGGGGGATCCCAGCACCTCCACCAGCTGGGAGCACTTGGAAATGCAGAGCTGAGGGTGATGAGGCTGTAGCAGCACCAGGCAGATCAAGGTGACTCTCCACgccctgtgtccctgtctcCATTGGCAGCATTCTCCTGCAAGGCAGGTGAGTTCCTGGAGATGCAGACACAGACGTGCCGGCCCTGTGCTGCGGGTACCTACTCGCTGGGCACTGGTGTCCGCTTTGATGAGTGGGACGAGGTGCCCCATGGCTTCGCCAACGTGGCCACCAACCTGGAGGTGGATGACGGCTTTGGCGATGCAGCAGAGAACTGCACAGCGTGAGTCACTGTGTCACTGGCTGTGATGCCAGCACATGGGCACCTGGCATGTCAGGACTGGGTGTGGGGCACAGCGAGCAGGATGGTGTGACACCCCTGTGCATCCATAGTGCCCAGTTGTCCCGACACCCTTCTGTCATTCTTCCTTGGGAGGTGGTACCAGCAGGGCATTACAGGGGCACCCTGGTCACAGCAAGGGAACAGCCAGCAGCATCATCCCCCCCAGAAGTGGCAGGACCCCAACCCCGTGGGACCTCCACATCAATATTCCTCGGAGACGGAGTACCCATGGAGGTCCCCACAACACCTATGGGGGTCTCTACAGCACCCATGGGGGTCTCCACACCCCTGTGCCACCAGCCAGAGCCCTTTGATCCTCACTGGCAACCTCTGAGCTCTTTTGGTTGTGCTGGCAGCCACCAGACCCTCCCAGCTGTTCCATAGCCATTAAACATCCCACCAGCAGGTTGTACCAGCAGCCTGTAAACTTTCCTGGATGTACCAACAACCACTGAACCCTCATGGTTATACCAGCCGCCACCAAACGCTCCTGGTTTTACCACAGCCTCTGAACCCTCCCAGTTGTGCCAGCAGCTGTTGAGCCCTCCTAGTTGTACCAGCAAACATGAAACTGTCCCAGATATACCGACAGCCACCTAACCCTCTTGGTTGTACCACACCACTGAGCCCTCCCAGTTGTACCAGCAGCCACAAAACTCCCCTGGTTACACCAACAACCACCAAACTATACCATATGTACTGACAGGTTCTGAACCTTCCTGATTATACCAACAACAAAGAAACCCTCCCAGTTGTACCAACAACCACCAAACCCTCAGTTTTACTGGCACCACCGCACTGCTCCATTATGCCCCTCTCAGCCATTCCCTACTCCCAGTAGCATGTTCCTCATCCAGCCACATTCCCAGAACAGGGGGACCCCACTCTCTTCTCCTTGCAGTCCACATGGCTCTCAGTGGGCATGGGGATTCTCCCCGGGATATATGTCTAGCCACCACACCTTGCCATGTCCCCAATATGTGCCCAAGCCCCTGTGCCCCTCATTTCCCCCCTGCTTCCTGGGGACCCTCTCAGCTGTCCCTACAATCCCTGTCCTGCCTGCTGAGGTGACAGGATCCCCAGGGCCATATCACTTGCCCCAGGTCAACGTGGGTGCCACTGGGGGACTACGTGGCTTCCAACACAGATGAGTGCACGGCCACCCTCATGTATGCTGTGAGCCTCAAGCAGTCGGGGACTGTCACCTTCGAATACATCTACCCTGACAGCAGCATCGTCTTCGAATTCTTCGTGGGTGACGGGGGCAGGGGTGGAGGGTGTGGGTCTCTGGGGACATGGGAAGGTCCTTGGGGGCATGGGAGAGGTCTCTTGGGACATGGAGGGGTCCATCGGGATATGGGAGAGGGTCCTAGATGGCATGAAGGGTCCCTAGGTACATGGGAGAGGTCCCCTGTGATCTGGGTGGGTCCATGGGGACTCCTCAGGGGTCCCTGGGGACATGGAAGGAGTCCCTGAGAACATGGTGTGTGTTCCTGGGGACATGGCAGAATTTCTGATGGATGTGACAGGGGtctctggggacatggggaagGGAACCCTGGGTATatgggaggggtccctggggacaTTATGGGGGTCCTTGCAGACATGGAGGGGAATGAGAGTGGACCCTGGTGACACGAGGGGAGCCCCATGGGATATGGCAGTTCTTCATGGAGACATGAGGAGGGGTCCCTAGGAATATGGAGGGTCCCTGGGAGCATAGGGGTGTGTCCCTGGGGACATGCGGGGTACCTGTGAACATGGGGTCTCTGACACCCTCCCTGCAGGTGCAGAACGACCAGTGCCAGCCCACGGTGGAGGAGTCCCGCTGGATGCGGacaacagagaagggctgggaaTTCCACAGCGTGAGTGTTCGGTGGGAGGTGACACTGTGGGGAGGTCCCTCGGTGCTGCCCCGGCGTTTCTTGTCTCTCCCGTGGGAAGGAGATGCTCCACGAGGCTGAGGAGGGGGTGGTGGATGGTGACAGACGGGGGTGCCACACACCCCCCTCCACTGGTACCAGCCCCCTCCTCGGCAGCAGGGTCCCCCACTCATGGTGCCCaacccatccctggcagtgggaTTACCCAATCCTGTGGGATCCTTCTCCCAGGTGGAGCTGAGCCGTGGGAACAACGTGCTGTACTGGCGGACCACCGCCTTCTCTGTCTGGTCCAAGGTGCCTAAACCGGTGCTGGTGAGGAACATCGGCATTACAGGTGGGTGGAGGCAGGAAGGGGGGTCTCGGGGGTCGTGCACCCCCTTCCCCGCTACCTGAGCCTCCTCCCGCTCTCAGGGGTGGCCTTCACTTCCGAGTGCTTCCCCTGCAAGCCCGGCACCTTTGCCCCCTCCGCCGGCTCAACCgcctgccagccctgtcccgCCGACACCTTCTCCGGCAAAGGGGCCACTGCCTGCCAGCCCTGCGACCCCGACACCTACGCTGGTGAGAGGAGACACCCGGGTCTCCCCCCTACCAGAGCTGTCCCTCTAGTATATGACcccgggaagggaaggggtgATGTGGGGAGCACGGGTGACCTGACATCCCCTGGTGGCGACAGTGTTGGCCCCTCACAAACCTGACACCCATGCTCGTGAGGGGGGACACCCTTAGGAGTCCCTTTGTTCCCGCACCCTGCGCTGCAGGAGTGGCCCTGGGGGAGGGAGAGATGATGTGGGGAGTGGGGAACACCCACTGCCTACCCCTTGGTTGGGAGGGAGGACAAGGACACTCCCCGTGGTGGGAACAGCGCTGGGGTCCTCGGGCTGTGCTGGCTCACCCGCCGTGTCCCCCCTCGGCAGAGCGCGGCTCGGGGTCCTGCAAGCCACGGCCCCCCTGCACGGACAAGGATTTCTTCTACACCCACACAGCCTGCGACGCCGGTGGGGAGGTAATGCGGGGACACCCCGGGGtggtccccctgtccccctgtgtccccccggCTCACCCGCTCCCCCGGCAGACCCAGCTGATGTACAAGTGGGCAGAGCCCAAGATCTGCAGTGAGGGGCTGCCACAGGCGGTCCGGCTGCCATCCTCGGGGGTCAAGACCCGGTGCCCCCCCTGCAACCCTGGCTTCGCCAAAGGCAACGGCAGCacctgccagccctgtccctatGGCTTCTATTCCAACGGCTCTGGTAAGGAGGCCCCATCACTGTCCCCAGAGCGTGACTGGGGCAGCCcgagctgcccagggaagtgggtGCCCCTCCAGTGCAGGgttgtcccctcctgtccccatggctcCAGTAAGGACACcccaccactgtccccaaggaGTAACTGGGTCTTTGGAGCTACCAGGAGGAGATGAGTGCCACCTCAGTGCAGGGTTGCCCCATCCTCTTCCCATCATTGTTCCTAAGTGGTGACCATGGCACCCTAAGCTGACAGAGAGAAAGGTGGTACCACCCTGGTGAAGGGCTGTCCCTATGTATCCAGTAAGAACATCTCAGTTATTGTCCCCAGTAAGTAACTGGGATCTTGGGAGCTGCCAAGGGAAGGTGGGTGCCACCTCAATACAGAGCTGTCCTCTCTTGTCTCCATCATTGTCCCCAAGAGGTGGTTACCAGGTCATCCCaagctgcagggaggggaatGTGGTACCACCCTAGTGCAAGGCTGTCCCCTCTTGTCCCCATCACTGGCCTCAGGAGGTAAGCAGGGCACCCCAAGCTGACAGAGGGGGAGGTGGGTGCCACCCTTGTGCAGGGCTGTTgcctcctctctccagcctgcctCAGTTGCCCAGTGGGCACTGAGCCGGCGCTGGGCTTGGAGTACAAGTGGTGGAACGTGCTGCCCCCTAACATGGAGACCACCGTGCTCAGCGGCATCAACTTCGAGTACAAGGGCATTGCAGGTAGTGGCAGAGggctgtctcttccctgtcccttgcctgggcactgccagggacctcTTTAAGTGTCACTGCATCCCTGCAGGCTGGGAGGTAGCTGGGGACTACATTTACACGGCAGCCGgagcctctgacagtgacttCATGATCCTCACGCTGGTGGTCCCTGGCTTCAGGTGAGTTGAGGGCCACCAGGGAGCAGGGGGAGACAGAGCCATGGGCCAGAGCTAGCAGTGTCCCCACGCTGTTCCCAGCCCTCCAAGCCCAGTGCTGGAGGACACAgagagcagggaagtggccagGATCACCTTCGTTTTTGAGACACTGTGCAGCGTTGGCTGTGAGCTCTACTTCATGGTGGTGAGTGGGGAGACACAGCAGTCTGGGGGGGCACAGTGAATTTGGGTGGTGCCACCTCCCCCGTCCCCACAGGGTGTCAACTCACGCACCAACACTCCGGTGGAGACATGgacaggctccacagggaaacaATCCTACACCTACCTGGTGGAGAA of Anomalospiza imberbis isolate Cuckoo-Finch-1a 21T00152 chromosome 26, ASM3175350v1, whole genome shotgun sequence contains these proteins:
- the ELAPOR1 gene encoding endosome/lysosome-associated apoptosis and autophagy regulator 1 isoform X1, with the translated sequence MAGTGARWIPLALCLAVTVSPGRTGEQLHVCKESEYHYEYTACDSSGSRWRVAVPHTPGLCTGLPDPVRGTECSFSCKAGEFLEMQTQTCRPCAAGTYSLGTGVRFDEWDEVPHGFANVATNLEVDDGFGDAAENCTASTWVPLGDYVASNTDECTATLMYAVSLKQSGTVTFEYIYPDSSIVFEFFVQNDQCQPTVEESRWMRTTEKGWEFHSVELSRGNNVLYWRTTAFSVWSKVPKPVLVRNIGITGVAFTSECFPCKPGTFAPSAGSTACQPCPADTFSGKGATACQPCDPDTYAERGSGSCKPRPPCTDKDFFYTHTACDAGGETQLMYKWAEPKICSEGLPQAVRLPSSGVKTRCPPCNPGFAKGNGSTCQPCPYGFYSNGSACLSCPVGTEPALGLEYKWWNVLPPNMETTVLSGINFEYKGIAGWEVAGDYIYTAAGASDSDFMILTLVVPGFSPPSPVLEDTESREVARITFVFETLCSVGCELYFMVGVNSRTNTPVETWTGSTGKQSYTYLVEKNATMSFTWAFQRTPYHEAGRRFTSDVAKLYSINVTNVQGGVASFCRRCAPQPTGSCAPCSPGSAVDPSSGTCQPCPPGTYLRGHPSDGTPTCHPCGPGTHSNQLRSLCYNNCSLALALPGRMLHFEFPSLGRGAGVGTGPSFTPKGLRYSHHFRLSLCGHQGRKMASCADNVTAGRGGPARVVTSYVCQAILVPPDITGARAAVSSQPISLGDHLLGVTTSSVLDSIVSPPELFPPSHPDLPDIIFFFRSNDMTQPCSAGRVTTIRLRCDPLRLGTGTLAVPSKCPEGTCDGCTFHFLWVTAEGCPRCSSSHHRPIVGACIGGVQKTTYVWREPRLCHGGDALPPQVIQACRSVDFWLKVGISTGTCAAVLLATLAAYFWKKTQKLEYKYSKLVMDAAARETDATSPDSCAIMEGEDAEDELLFATEMSLFGKLKALTAKRMPDGFDSVPLKTSSSSTDRDL